One window of the Candidatus Woesearchaeota archaeon genome contains the following:
- a CDS encoding ABC transporter ATP-binding protein, with translation MTSRISNGAGNIRNILEVRNVSKHFGGVNAVESCSFQVEEGKITSLIGPNGAGKTTAFNIITGVIRSDTGRIFLDGKDITRKQVHEIALSGISRTFQQARLFKNLSVLENLTIASSASPEAIKELLASMHFYKDLSTPCCDLSYGQQRIVEIARALLFEHKLLLLDEPTAGLNQKARQELKNILRNLKKKKSTILLIEHDMDFVMDISDEVIVMAQGMVLTRGPPCAIRKDPKVLEVYLGK, from the coding sequence ATGACTAGCCGCATCAGCAATGGAGCAGGGAACATCCGGAACATTCTGGAAGTCAGGAATGTCTCCAAGCATTTTGGAGGCGTGAATGCAGTGGAATCCTGCAGCTTCCAAGTTGAGGAGGGAAAAATAACTTCGCTCATAGGCCCGAATGGCGCAGGCAAGACAACAGCCTTCAACATAATAACCGGTGTTATCCGGTCTGACACCGGCAGGATCTTCCTCGATGGCAAGGATATAACAAGAAAGCAAGTGCATGAAATCGCATTGTCTGGCATAAGCAGGACATTTCAGCAGGCAAGGCTTTTTAAGAATCTGTCCGTGCTTGAAAACCTAACAATTGCTTCTTCTGCCAGCCCTGAAGCTATTAAAGAGCTTCTTGCTTCCATGCATTTTTACAAGGATCTTTCAACTCCATGTTGCGACCTGAGCTATGGCCAGCAGAGGATTGTGGAAATTGCGCGGGCGCTTCTTTTTGAGCACAAACTGCTTTTACTGGATGAGCCAACCGCTGGGCTTAACCAAAAGGCAAGGCAGGAGCTGAAGAATATTTTAAGGAATCTCAAGAAAAAGAAGAGCACAATTTTGCTAATTGAGCACGACATGGATTTTGTCATGGACATCAGTGATGAGGTAATTGTCATGGCGCAGGGCATGGTTTTGACCCGCGGTCCCCCCTGTGCCATTAGAAAGGACCCAAAAGTGCTTGAGGTGTATCTGGGCAAATGA
- a CDS encoding branched-chain amino acid ABC transporter permease — MAYEYFVHEGIILALFVINVMAFNLAFGYTGVIQLGHVALIGFGAYSSALLSKLLGINPWISILFAGIMTCIFGVLMSIPALRLKKDYLSLVMLGLNFILYAVARNWISLTRGALGLPGLSRLVKDNNLTLIIAIALVALTYISIKILTNSRIGKIMQGIRDDELSVSVLGKNPAIYKAISLGISGFFAGIAGAFYVHYITFLDPSIFELGYLILLLSALNLGGLGHLEGSILGAFIVSFFSVAVRFTGLPADILGPMRDIIYASILIAILVYWPRGLFGKVNLND; from the coding sequence ATGGCGTATGAATATTTTGTCCATGAAGGAATCATTCTCGCCTTATTTGTAATTAATGTGATGGCGTTTAACCTGGCCTTTGGCTATACTGGTGTCATCCAGCTTGGCCATGTTGCATTAATAGGTTTTGGAGCCTACAGTTCAGCATTGCTCTCTAAACTGCTTGGCATCAATCCATGGATTTCCATCCTGTTTGCCGGAATCATGACTTGCATTTTCGGGGTTCTCATGTCAATTCCTGCGCTGAGGCTGAAAAAGGACTATCTCTCTCTTGTCATGCTTGGCCTTAACTTTATTTTGTATGCTGTTGCCAGGAACTGGATTTCGCTGACAAGGGGAGCTCTGGGGTTGCCCGGCCTTTCCAGGCTTGTCAAGGACAACAATCTCACATTAATCATTGCCATTGCCCTGGTCGCACTTACTTATATTTCAATCAAGATTTTGACCAATTCACGCATCGGCAAAATTATGCAGGGCATCCGTGACGATGAGCTTTCTGTGTCTGTCCTTGGCAAGAACCCTGCCATCTACAAAGCAATATCACTTGGCATTTCAGGCTTCTTTGCGGGCATTGCCGGGGCATTTTATGTACATTACATAACATTCCTGGATCCATCAATATTTGAGCTTGGCTATCTTATACTTTTATTGTCTGCCCTGAATCTGGGAGGCCTGGGGCATTTGGAAGGCTCAATTCTTGGCGCTTTTATTGTGTCATTTTTTAGTGTGGCTGTTAGATTTACAGGGCTCCCGGCGGATATCCTTGGCCCGATGCGGGATATAATCTACGCATCCATCCTAATTGCAATTCTTGTGTACTGGCCGCGCGGCCTTTTCGGGAAGGTGAACCTGAATGACTAG
- a CDS encoding branched-chain amino acid ABC transporter permease gives MSVFMQLLVNGLIAGSIYMLVASGFSLIYSVNKFQNFAIGSMVAFAGYMTYLFYSKLAIGHFLLVIPLVIVATIILGLALDFVVFRQLRRRNASYTVMMIASLALLTLLSSLLLIAFSSDVKIIKANNVSHEILGARMTDIQLFIIAASILVIAFLYWISFRTKIGKAMRALADNKDVAQIVGIDPEKVYMVTAILASLLAGVAGILIGMENNLYPQMGLMLIVKGFAASIMGGVGLLHGTVLGSYLLGFAENFGIWYIPSGYKDAISFMLLFVFLLFRPYGLLGRKKREDVS, from the coding sequence ATGTCAGTCTTCATGCAATTGCTGGTCAATGGCTTAATCGCAGGCAGCATCTACATGCTGGTTGCCAGCGGTTTTTCTCTTATATACTCAGTCAACAAATTCCAGAATTTCGCTATTGGCTCAATGGTTGCCTTTGCCGGTTATATGACCTACCTGTTTTATTCTAAGCTGGCTATTGGCCATTTCCTGCTGGTCATACCTCTCGTAATTGTGGCCACAATAATCCTTGGGCTTGCCCTGGATTTTGTTGTTTTCAGGCAGTTGCGCAGGCGCAATGCAAGCTACACAGTCATGATGATTGCATCCTTGGCGCTTTTGACGCTTCTTAGTTCATTATTGCTCATTGCATTCAGTTCAGATGTCAAGATTATCAAGGCAAACAATGTGTCGCATGAGATTCTTGGTGCGCGAATGACTGATATCCAGTTGTTTATAATTGCAGCCTCAATTTTGGTCATAGCATTCCTTTACTGGATTTCTTTCAGAACCAAGATAGGCAAGGCCATGCGCGCTCTGGCAGACAATAAGGACGTTGCGCAGATTGTGGGGATTGACCCAGAAAAAGTTTACATGGTTACTGCTATACTTGCTTCCCTGCTTGCGGGTGTGGCCGGAATCCTGATTGGCATGGAGAACAACCTTTATCCTCAAATGGGCCTCATGTTAATTGTCAAGGGATTTGCCGCCTCAATCATGGGTGGCGTCGGGTTGCTGCACGGCACAGTGCTCGGAAGCTACCTTCTGGGATTTGCAGAAAATTTTGGCATTTGGTATATCCCCTCAGGATATAAGGACGCAATTTCATTCATGCTGCTCTTTGTCTTCTTGCTGTTCAGGCCATACGGGCTGCTTGGCCGCAAGAAACGGGAGGATGTTTCATAA
- a CDS encoding penicillin-binding protein activator has product MQTNKLFLAGLAALVILMIGCTPVAQNGVPDVRPANGETETSGEPDAQATTETVKLGLMLPLSGDATAYGNPIRTAAFIAADEINAKGGINGKMIEFVTEDSKCSPKDGASAAQKLVNVDKVKVIIGGACSGETLGAAPITEAAKVILISPSATSPDITAAGDYVFRIAPSDAFAGEVAAKYASDDLGRSKAVVFSETTDYAQGLRKVFKENFELLGGAVVADETFSSEDTDMRTQVLKAKNANPDVIYIVAQTPAKATLLLKQLKESGMEQEIVASEVLLGRDFIAENSELIEGAIGIEPKVDDTSPTTAALFAKYKEQTGEEVPWPQFVAGVYDAVYLVSDAISLYGEDTDKIRDNLYSVKDYNGAIGKLTFDENGDPLLPYSVKKITGGKAVEIATA; this is encoded by the coding sequence ATGCAGACAAATAAATTATTTCTGGCAGGATTGGCGGCACTGGTCATCCTAATGATTGGGTGCACGCCTGTCGCACAGAACGGTGTTCCGGATGTACGGCCCGCAAACGGCGAAACTGAAACATCCGGAGAACCAGATGCGCAGGCAACAACAGAAACTGTCAAGCTTGGCCTGATGCTGCCTCTAAGCGGCGACGCAACAGCATACGGAAATCCAATCAGGACAGCAGCTTTCATTGCAGCTGATGAGATAAACGCCAAAGGCGGCATCAATGGAAAGATGATAGAATTTGTCACAGAGGACAGCAAATGCAGTCCCAAGGATGGGGCATCTGCAGCCCAAAAGCTCGTGAATGTGGACAAAGTCAAGGTGATTATCGGCGGAGCCTGCTCGGGTGAAACTCTCGGCGCGGCACCGATTACAGAGGCCGCTAAGGTCATCTTAATCTCCCCATCAGCAACATCGCCCGACATCACAGCAGCAGGCGACTATGTTTTCAGGATTGCACCTTCCGATGCATTTGCAGGGGAAGTCGCAGCCAAGTACGCATCTGATGATTTGGGCAGGTCCAAGGCAGTTGTTTTCTCAGAGACAACCGATTATGCGCAGGGCCTTAGGAAAGTGTTCAAGGAAAATTTTGAATTGCTGGGTGGCGCGGTTGTCGCAGATGAAACATTTTCTTCAGAGGACACTGACATGAGGACACAGGTGCTGAAAGCCAAGAACGCAAATCCCGATGTAATATATATTGTCGCCCAAACTCCGGCAAAAGCAACCTTATTGCTGAAACAGCTCAAGGAATCAGGCATGGAACAGGAGATCGTTGCAAGTGAGGTTTTGCTTGGCCGGGATTTCATTGCTGAAAATTCCGAGCTTATAGAAGGAGCGATAGGGATTGAGCCCAAAGTGGATGACACATCCCCGACAACAGCTGCACTATTTGCCAAATACAAGGAGCAGACTGGCGAGGAAGTTCCATGGCCTCAGTTTGTGGCAGGAGTCTATGACGCTGTTTACCTGGTTTCAGATGCCATCTCCTTATATGGCGAGGACACTGACAAGATCAGGGACAATCTTTACTCTGTGAAGGATTACAATGGCGCCATTGGCAAGCTGACTTTTGACGAGAATGGCGATCCTTTGCTGCCTTACTCTGTAAAGAAGATAACTGGTGGGAAGGCAGTGGAGATTGCAACGGCTTAA
- a CDS encoding M48 family metallopeptidase produces MLRKASFLLGFSADTDKMLSGACSISGESHYFLGNRYRLNIVHTDGNPKVEIKRKTHIDLHINPKASTEKREETLNNFYRRELKKQLPPLVEKWQKVTGVQVNEVKVKKMKTKWRTSNPKDKRIWLNLELAKNPLKLTEYVIAHEMTHLLEKTHTERFHDLMDSFMPQWEQYKNELNNSVLGHFEWKNA; encoded by the coding sequence GTGTTAAGAAAAGCAAGTTTCCTGCTAGGTTTTTCTGCAGATACAGATAAAATGTTATCTGGGGCTTGTAGCATTTCTGGGGAAAGTCATTACTTCCTAGGAAACAGATACCGATTAAATATTGTGCATACAGACGGAAATCCAAAAGTAGAGATTAAAAGAAAAACACACATTGACTTGCATATTAATCCAAAAGCCAGCACAGAGAAAAGAGAAGAAACGCTAAATAATTTTTACAGAAGAGAACTAAAAAAGCAACTTCCCCCTCTTGTTGAAAAATGGCAGAAGGTAACTGGTGTTCAAGTAAACGAAGTTAAAGTTAAGAAGATGAAAACTAAATGGAGAACAAGCAACCCAAAAGATAAGAGAATATGGCTTAATCTTGAATTAGCAAAAAATCCGCTTAAATTAACAGAATATGTGATCGCGCATGAGATGACGCACTTATTAGAAAAAACCCATACAGAACGATTCCACGATTTAATGGATTCATTTATGCCACAATGGGAACAATACAAGAATGAATTAAATAATTCGGTTCTTGGCCATTTTGAATGGAAAAATGCTTAA
- a CDS encoding glycine--tRNA ligase produces MASIEEMTVFCKKKGIVFMNSELYGGYSGFWDFGPCGVEIKNNIKSALWRRFVQQRDDVVGLDGAIISHPKVWQASGHVSSFTDFLLDCTKCKMRFRADLLLEDAAGVATEGMRIEEIERLLEKHKVKCPQCKGDLATPKKFNLMLRTNVGPVESDSSISYLRPETAQLIFSNMRIVVETARLKLPFGIAQTGKAFRNEISPRDFLFRSREFEQFEIEYFVNPSKKNTCPFFREIEDMEANVLLADEKEMRKTTFKKMVSTGKFATEWHAYWVASFYRFFTDYGIKAKNLRLREHHKEELAHYASACFDIEYNFPFGWKEIHGNADRGIFDLEQHMKFSGKDLSLFDEETKSKIVPYVASEPSQGIERAMLAFLFDAYDDDKERGNIVLRLHPALASTKVAVFPLVSNKEELTSFTRNVYSKLKREFSCSYDQSGSIGRRYARADEIGIPFCVTVDFDSLNDSTVTVRNRDDTTQIRVKINELAAHLAAVMNNG; encoded by the coding sequence ATGGCAAGCATTGAAGAAATGACTGTATTTTGCAAAAAGAAGGGAATTGTCTTTATGAATTCAGAGCTGTATGGCGGCTATTCAGGGTTCTGGGATTTTGGCCCGTGTGGGGTTGAGATCAAGAACAACATCAAATCAGCGCTTTGGCGAAGATTTGTCCAGCAAAGGGATGATGTTGTCGGGCTGGATGGCGCAATAATAAGCCATCCGAAAGTATGGCAGGCTTCAGGGCATGTGAGCTCATTCACTGATTTTCTTTTGGATTGCACAAAATGCAAGATGAGGTTCAGGGCAGACCTGCTGCTCGAGGATGCTGCAGGAGTGGCCACCGAGGGCATGAGGATAGAGGAGATTGAAAGGCTGCTGGAAAAGCACAAGGTAAAGTGCCCGCAGTGCAAAGGAGACCTTGCAACGCCAAAAAAATTCAACCTGATGCTCAGGACAAATGTCGGGCCTGTTGAATCGGACTCATCAATCTCATACCTGAGGCCTGAAACTGCCCAGCTCATTTTCTCGAATATGAGGATAGTGGTCGAAACCGCAAGGCTAAAGCTCCCATTCGGGATTGCCCAGACCGGCAAGGCCTTCCGAAATGAAATTTCGCCAAGGGATTTTCTTTTTAGGAGCAGGGAATTTGAGCAATTTGAGATAGAATATTTTGTAAACCCGTCAAAGAAAAATACGTGCCCTTTTTTCAGGGAGATTGAGGATATGGAAGCAAATGTGCTCCTGGCTGATGAAAAAGAGATGCGAAAAACAACATTCAAGAAGATGGTTTCCACCGGAAAATTTGCCACTGAATGGCATGCGTACTGGGTCGCATCATTCTATCGTTTTTTCACTGATTACGGGATTAAGGCCAAGAACCTGAGGCTCAGGGAGCACCACAAGGAAGAGCTGGCGCATTATGCCTCAGCATGTTTTGACATTGAATACAATTTCCCGTTTGGCTGGAAGGAAATACACGGGAATGCTGACAGGGGGATATTTGACCTGGAGCAGCATATGAAGTTTTCAGGCAAGGACCTCTCATTATTTGACGAGGAAACCAAGTCCAAGATTGTGCCCTATGTGGCGTCAGAGCCTTCGCAGGGGATAGAGCGGGCAATGCTTGCATTTTTATTTGATGCATATGATGATGACAAGGAAAGGGGCAATATTGTTCTCAGGCTTCATCCTGCTTTGGCATCCACAAAGGTGGCAGTGTTTCCCTTGGTCTCCAACAAAGAAGAATTGACAAGCTTCACCAGGAATGTTTATTCCAAGCTGAAGCGGGAATTTTCCTGCTCTTATGACCAGTCAGGAAGCATTGGCAGGAGGTATGCCAGGGCAGATGAGATTGGGATTCCATTTTGCGTAACTGTTGACTTTGACTCACTCAATGACAGTACAGTGACGGTCAGGAACAGGGATGATACAACGCAGATAAGGGTCAAGATAAACGAACTCGCGGCGCATTTAGCTGCTGTAATGAATAATGGCTGA
- a CDS encoding ATP-binding protein, which translates to MIKGQVIGGEIGKIIIRQKSGNDMELGELLVADSSGPGQGKVLFQCYDLLFGSQLGQQTLELVSGMKLEEETDLDFMDPHLRNYSLSYLKPVLAIKGKRAELCKALPGFFSEVREVTKDDLAFMTRPENAISVGKLRSGSRKLDVDIYLKGDDVFSHHILVAGTTGRGKSVLISNMIWNAISEDFCGMLVLDPHDEYYGRNKFGMKDHPSREKVIYYTSRNPPSGARSLKINLKSVKPQHFSGVIELSDPQTQALYAYYKQYGERWVESLVLDKPVDVPGFQEGTITVARRKMISMLDVKMKDDRLVCSGIFDIQAGETTISDITNELEKGSVVIVDTSNFAGAVELLVGAMVSHSILGKYRHYNMSGDLRGKPVISIVIEEAPRVLGKDVLEKGQNVFSTIAREGRKFKIGLLAITQLPSMIPRDILANMNTKIILGIEMAQERQAIIESASQDLSEDSRTIASLDKGEAIITSTFTKFATPIAVPMFGPELLPRSPVGTRKEVKKEFIGVGL; encoded by the coding sequence ATGATAAAAGGCCAGGTCATAGGCGGGGAGATAGGCAAAATCATTATCCGGCAAAAGTCAGGGAATGACATGGAGCTTGGCGAGCTGCTTGTGGCTGACAGCAGCGGCCCCGGCCAGGGCAAAGTCCTGTTTCAGTGCTATGACCTTCTTTTCGGCAGCCAGCTTGGCCAGCAGACCCTTGAGCTTGTATCTGGAATGAAGCTCGAAGAGGAAACCGACCTTGATTTTATGGACCCGCATCTCAGGAATTACTCATTGTCCTACCTAAAGCCTGTCCTTGCCATAAAAGGGAAAAGGGCAGAGCTATGCAAAGCACTTCCGGGTTTTTTTTCAGAAGTAAGGGAGGTCACAAAGGACGACCTGGCATTTATGACGCGGCCAGAAAATGCAATTTCAGTGGGCAAGCTCAGAAGCGGCTCAAGAAAGCTGGATGTGGACATTTACCTAAAAGGGGATGATGTTTTTTCGCACCACATTTTGGTTGCCGGGACAACAGGGAGGGGAAAAAGCGTTTTGATCTCAAACATGATCTGGAATGCAATTTCAGAGGATTTTTGCGGGATGCTCGTCCTCGACCCGCATGATGAATACTACGGCAGGAACAAGTTTGGGATGAAAGACCACCCAAGCAGGGAAAAGGTAATCTATTACACTTCAAGAAACCCGCCATCTGGCGCCAGAAGCCTGAAAATCAACCTTAAATCGGTAAAGCCGCAGCATTTCTCAGGAGTGATCGAGCTTTCAGACCCGCAGACCCAGGCACTTTATGCCTATTACAAGCAGTATGGGGAAAGGTGGGTAGAAAGCCTTGTGCTTGACAAGCCAGTTGATGTCCCTGGCTTTCAAGAGGGAACAATAACTGTTGCCAGGAGAAAGATGATTAGCATGCTGGATGTAAAGATGAAGGATGACAGGCTTGTTTGCAGCGGGATATTTGACATTCAGGCAGGAGAAACCACAATATCAGACATTACGAATGAATTGGAAAAAGGCAGTGTTGTAATTGTCGATACCTCAAATTTTGCAGGGGCTGTTGAGCTTCTGGTCGGCGCCATGGTCAGCCACAGCATTCTTGGGAAATACAGGCATTACAACATGTCAGGCGACCTGAGAGGCAAGCCGGTCATATCAATTGTGATTGAGGAAGCCCCGAGGGTGCTGGGCAAGGATGTGCTTGAAAAAGGGCAGAATGTGTTTTCAACAATTGCCAGGGAAGGCAGAAAGTTCAAAATCGGGCTTTTGGCAATAACACAGCTTCCTTCAATGATACCAAGGGATATACTTGCGAATATGAACACGAAAATAATACTTGGGATTGAGATGGCCCAGGAAAGGCAGGCAATAATAGAAAGCGCCAGCCAGGACCTGAGCGAAGACAGCAGGACAATCGCCTCTTTGGACAAGGGGGAGGCAATAATTACAAGCACGTTCACCAAATTTGCCACGCCAATTGCAGTGCCAATGTTCGGCCCGGAACTATTGCCAAGGAGCCCGGTTGGGACGCGCAAAGAAGTCAAAAAAGAGTTCATCGGTGTTGGATTATAG
- a CDS encoding DNA repair exonuclease, which translates to MKLINMKFAHMADCHVGSWRDPRLRYVSTEAFCRALDAAIERKVDFIIIAGDLFNTSLPPLDSLKVVAKRLKELKDIGIPVYIVAGSHDYSPSGKTMLDVLESADLLVNVTKGEVAGEKLRLRMTTDKKTGAKITGILGRRNMLERAYFESLDRESLEKEKGFKIFVFHTALNELKKEGQEHLDSNPISIMPKGFDYYAGGHVHMVFNKEIKEYGRVVYPGPLFPNSFSEIEELHHGGFYIYEDGKMEFVPIKIFETLHLEFDCDGKTPEQVRKEIGDRTDNEDLQHKIVTLRLFGNLSGGKISDININETVEAMMQKKAYVVLKNTFKLGTESFEEIKIHQGSVEEIESKVIAEHLGQLKIDGMNATEEQKLVLGLMKALTAERNEGERVADFERRIKDDANRLMKI; encoded by the coding sequence ATGAAGCTGATTAATATGAAATTTGCGCATATGGCTGACTGCCATGTTGGAAGCTGGAGAGACCCGAGGCTGAGATATGTGAGTACAGAAGCTTTCTGCAGGGCCTTGGATGCGGCAATTGAGCGAAAGGTTGATTTCATAATAATTGCCGGGGACCTTTTCAATACCTCGCTTCCGCCCCTGGACAGCCTTAAGGTTGTGGCAAAAAGGCTAAAGGAATTGAAGGACATTGGAATTCCTGTATATATTGTTGCCGGAAGCCATGATTATTCGCCTTCTGGCAAGACAATGCTTGATGTCCTTGAAAGCGCAGACCTGCTGGTTAATGTGACAAAGGGGGAGGTCGCAGGAGAGAAATTAAGGCTCAGGATGACAACGGATAAAAAAACAGGGGCAAAAATAACTGGCATCCTGGGCAGGAGAAACATGCTGGAGAGGGCTTATTTTGAAAGCCTTGACAGGGAGAGCCTTGAAAAGGAAAAAGGATTCAAGATTTTTGTTTTCCACACTGCGCTGAATGAATTGAAAAAAGAAGGGCAGGAACATCTGGACAGCAATCCAATTTCCATCATGCCCAAGGGATTCGACTATTATGCCGGGGGCCACGTCCACATGGTTTTCAACAAGGAGATTAAGGAGTATGGGAGGGTGGTTTATCCAGGGCCGTTGTTCCCAAACAGCTTCAGCGAGATTGAGGAATTGCACCATGGCGGCTTTTATATTTATGAAGACGGGAAAATGGAGTTCGTCCCAATCAAAATCTTCGAGACATTGCATTTGGAATTTGACTGCGATGGAAAAACGCCTGAGCAGGTGAGAAAGGAGATTGGTGACAGGACTGACAATGAAGATTTGCAGCATAAAATTGTGACATTGAGGCTTTTCGGGAATCTCAGCGGCGGCAAGATAAGCGACATAAACATCAATGAAACTGTTGAAGCAATGATGCAGAAAAAAGCCTATGTTGTCCTGAAAAATACCTTCAAGCTTGGAACAGAAAGCTTTGAAGAAATAAAGATACACCAGGGTTCAGTTGAAGAAATCGAAAGCAAAGTAATAGCCGAGCATCTTGGCCAGCTGAAAATTGATGGCATGAATGCCACAGAGGAGCAGAAGCTGGTTCTAGGCCTGATGAAAGCACTAACCGCTGAAAGGAATGAAGGGGAAAGGGTGGCTGACTTCGAGAGAAGGATAAAGGATGACGCCAACAGGCTCATGAAGATTTGA